Proteins co-encoded in one Bacillus paramycoides genomic window:
- the ytfJ gene encoding GerW family sporulation protein yields the protein MDHPIQGLMKAAMENLKEMVDVNTIVGEPVQTADGGVVLTVSKVAFGFGAGGSDFQTNDGQRANGNPAFGGGSAGGVSITPVAFLVVNKDGVNILHLQNATHLAEKMIELAPQTIDKIQSMFQKDEKKEGNHHPQNPDEIL from the coding sequence GTGGATCATCCAATTCAAGGGTTAATGAAAGCAGCAATGGAAAATTTAAAAGAAATGGTCGATGTAAACACGATTGTTGGAGAGCCTGTTCAAACGGCTGACGGTGGTGTGGTGTTAACGGTTTCTAAAGTAGCGTTCGGGTTTGGAGCAGGAGGTTCTGATTTCCAAACGAATGATGGACAAAGAGCGAACGGTAACCCTGCATTTGGTGGCGGTAGCGCGGGTGGTGTTTCTATTACACCAGTAGCATTTCTTGTAGTGAATAAAGATGGAGTAAATATTCTTCATTTACAAAATGCAACACATTTAGCAGAAAAAATGATTGAATTAGCTCCACAAACAATTGATAAGATTCAATCGATGTTCCAAAAAGATGAAAAGAAAGAGGGAAATCATCATCCTCAAAACCCAGATGAAATCCTTTAA
- a CDS encoding oxalate:formate antiporter — protein sequence MSGGSDQVKNMIYINGNRRGHCFITSGITFKEFASNIPSPLHQVLLLKHNFEWTDFHYHTLFEYVEEENIHKLIQAEIDEFDEFCWVDFDDASDLDELEPKEIAELLYLAHKKEPLARTFFPLLKNRFVYFSHDDGWYNKVYYRRIADFVGMLSKVIPYKLGAFGKKRFSFFQKSKIFPAISKEVIMGLIPLMEDGLYIDLAGKIESRRGLEIPVYVVGSFESTDEVLDNIDELKEEATETGWLIFDKKEQEWQWVVD from the coding sequence TTGTCTGGAGGATCTGACCAAGTAAAGAATATGATATATATTAATGGTAATCGTCGAGGTCATTGTTTTATTACATCAGGAATTACGTTTAAAGAGTTTGCAAGTAACATCCCTTCACCGCTTCATCAAGTGTTGCTTTTAAAGCATAATTTTGAATGGACAGATTTTCATTATCATACTTTATTTGAATATGTTGAGGAAGAAAATATACATAAGTTAATTCAAGCAGAGATTGATGAATTTGATGAATTTTGTTGGGTAGATTTTGATGATGCAAGCGATTTAGATGAACTAGAGCCAAAAGAAATTGCAGAGCTTTTATATTTGGCTCACAAAAAAGAACCACTTGCAAGAACATTCTTTCCGCTATTGAAAAATAGATTTGTTTATTTTTCACATGATGACGGATGGTACAACAAAGTGTATTATCGTAGAATTGCTGACTTTGTAGGGATGCTAAGTAAAGTTATTCCTTATAAGCTTGGTGCTTTCGGTAAGAAGCGTTTTTCTTTCTTCCAAAAATCAAAGATTTTCCCAGCAATTTCAAAAGAAGTGATCATGGGGCTTATTCCATTAATGGAAGATGGTCTTTATATCGATCTAGCAGGGAAAATTGAGTCAAGAAGAGGTCTTGAAATTCCGGTATATGTAGTGGGTTCGTTTGAAAGTACGGATGAGGTGCTAGATAATATTGATGAATTGAAAGAAGAAGCAACAGAGACTGGTTGGCTTATTTTTGATAAGAAAGAACAAGAGTGGCAATGGGTTGTGGACTAA
- a CDS encoding cupin, which produces MKIFDFNERVGKQITAFQSNFITSKILNLQGNIHIGAMHLKENGIIGYHEAVVSQLLLIVDGEGYVCGENKEKVKVEAGQAVFWEKGEFHETSTEKGLMAIVIESEELEKGILMKEVGKFDD; this is translated from the coding sequence GTGAAGATTTTTGATTTTAATGAAAGAGTAGGAAAGCAAATCACAGCATTTCAATCTAATTTCATAACGTCGAAAATATTAAATCTTCAAGGGAATATACATATCGGTGCTATGCATTTAAAAGAGAATGGAATAATTGGATATCACGAAGCAGTTGTATCGCAACTGCTTCTTATTGTGGACGGCGAAGGATATGTATGTGGGGAAAATAAAGAAAAAGTAAAGGTAGAAGCGGGACAAGCTGTGTTTTGGGAGAAGGGCGAATTTCATGAAACGAGTACGGAAAAGGGATTGATGGCAATTGTGATTGAGTCGGAGGAACTTGAGAAAGGAATTTTAATGAAAGAAGTAGGAAAGTTTGATGATTAA
- a CDS encoding DUF4176 domain-containing protein yields MKFFPIGSVVKLKDLNQPVMIIGRMIISADKRAFDYVGVLYPVGYLGDEKVLCFNHDKVVDEVHRGYLNESELILRGKLVEL; encoded by the coding sequence ATAAAGTTTTTCCCGATTGGTTCAGTTGTAAAGCTAAAAGATTTAAACCAACCTGTTATGATTATTGGAAGAATGATCATTTCAGCAGATAAACGTGCTTTTGATTATGTAGGAGTTCTTTATCCGGTTGGATATTTAGGTGATGAAAAAGTGTTATGCTTTAATCATGATAAGGTTGTAGATGAAGTACATAGAGGGTATTTGAATGAGAGTGAATTAATTTTACGTGGGAAATTAGTAGAATTATAA